A region of the Nocardia nova SH22a genome:
CCGATCGCGCGGGCCGCCTCGTATTCGGGAGTTCCCGCCGGTGTGCGCGCGGACCCGAAAACCGCTACCGCCCTGGGGATTTCCGCGAGCGCGCCGAATCCCTCGACGAATTCGCTCTGGATCCGCAGTACCCGCCACGGATCGGTGTGCACCCAATCGGTGGGCCCGCGACCGTCGAGCAGATGTTGATCGGTAGTGCCGACACCTTGTTTCCGCGCACGCCGCAACATGATCGGGCCGCGGAATTTGGGGGCCGACTTCGGGGGCTTGGGGGAGGCGGGCTCGGAGTCGGTGGACATACGCGCCAACCTACCGGTTCAGTCCTTGCCGCCGGTCAGGTAGTTGCGCAGGATCTCGGTGACCGTCGTGATCTGCGCGGTGGGCACCCGCTCGTCGACCTTGTGCGCCAGATTGGGGTCGCCGGGCCCGAAGTTGACCGCCGGAATTCCGCGGGCGGCGAATCGCGACACATCGGTCCAGCCGTATTTCGCCCGCACTCCGCCACCACCGTGCGCGTGCACCTGCTCGACCAGATTGCGGGCCGCCGGTGCGGACAGGCCGGGCAGCGCGCCCGGGGCGCCGTCGGTGCGTTCGAAACTCACGTCCAATCCGTCGAAGACCTCGCGCACGTGGTCGGTCGCCGCCTCGAGATCGCGGTCGGGCGCGAACCGGAAGTTGACCAGCACCTCGGCCTCGTCGGGCACGACATTGCCCGCCACGCCGCCGGAGATCTTCACCGCCGACAGACCCTCGCGATAGGTGCAGCCGTCGATCTCGACCTGCCGGGGAACGTAGTCGCGCAGCCGCTGCAGGACCGGCGCCAGCTTGTGAATCGCGTTGTCGCCCAGCCAGGCCCGCGCGGTGTGCGCGCGGGTGCCGCCGAGTCCGAGCCGCACCCGCAGCGTGCCCTGGCATCCGGCCTCGATCCAGGAGCCCGACGGCTCCCCCAGGATGGCCAGATCACCCTCGAGCCACTCCGGCAGCTCCCGCTCGATCCGGCCGAGGCCGTTGTACTCGGCCGCGATCTCCTCGCAGTCGTAGAAGATCAGGGTCAGATCGCAGATCGGATCGGCGACGGTCGCGGCCAGATGCAGGAAGACCGCGTCCCCGGACTTCATGTCGACGGTGCCGCAGCCCCACAGCACCTCTTCCCCGTCGGTCGTCTCGAAATGGCCCGGCACATTGTCGGCGATGGGCACGGTGTCGAGATGTCCGGCGAGGATCACCCGGGTGGGCAGGCCTCGATTCGTGCGCGCCAGCACGGTGTTGCCGTGGCGTAACACCTCGAATCCCTCGGTCTGCTCGCGGAGGGCCCACGCGACGGTGTCGGTGATCACCGCTTCGTCGCGCGAGACACTGGGGATGTCGACGAGGGCGGCGGTGATCGAGATCGGGTCGGCGCGCAGATCGATGGTCACCCGGACAAGGGTAATTGTTCGCAGGACTCACGACCCGGGCGAGCGTCGCGGCCCCGGGGAGCCCACCACTTCGCGACCGCCACCCAGTAGGCTGAACTGCCGTGAGCACTCAGGGAGCATCCGCAGTCGGCCTGGCGACCGTGACCGTGAACGGTACGGTCCTCGACACCTGGTATCCGTATCCGGAACTGGGCGAATTCGGTGAAACCGGAACCACGCGGCTGAGCCCGGCCGATCCCGAGTACGCCCGCTTCGCCGAACTGGTCGGCCCCGACGAGGCCCGCCGGGTCGAGGTGGTCGCGGTCCGCACCACGATCGCCGATCTGGCGTCCGCACCGGTCGACACCCACGATGTCTACCTGCGGCTGCATCTGCTCTCCCATCGCCTGGTGCCCCCGCACGGTGCCAGCCTCGAGGGGCAGTTCGGCCTGCTGGCCAATGTGGTCTGGACCAATCACGGCCCGTGCGCGGTCGAGGAATTCGAACTGGTCCGCGCCCGGTTGCGGGCCCGCGGCTCGGTCACCGTCTACGGGGTCGACAAGTTCCCGCGCATGGTCGACTACGTCCTGCCCGCCGGGGTGCGCATCGCCGACGCCGATCGCGTCCGGCTCGGCGCGCATCTGGCCGACGGCACCACGGTCATGCACGAGGGTTTCGTGAACTTCAATGCCGGAACCCTCGGCTCCTCGATGGTCGAGGGCCGGATCTCGGCCGGTGTGGTCGTGGGCAACGGCTCCGATGTGGGCGGCGGCGCCTCCATCATGGGCACCCTGTCCGGTGGCGGTAAGCAGGTCATCTCGATCGGTGAGCGCTGCCTGCTCGGCGCGAACGCCGGTCTGGGCATCTCGCTGGGCGACGACTGCGTGATCGAGGCGGGTCTCTACGTCACCGCCGGAACCAAGGTCGCGCTGCCCGACGGCGCCACGATCAAGGCCGCGGAACTGTCCGGCCAGTCGAATCTGCTGTTCCGCCGCAATTCCCTCACTGGCAGTGTCGAGGTGGTCGCGCGCAAGGGCACCGGCATCGAACTCAACGCCGCGCTGCACGCCAACTGATGTCGCGCGCCCCTTCCCCGGCCGCCGGGGAAGGGGGCCACGCGATCATTCGATTCCGAAGGCCAGAATCCGCTGCGGTGTGATGCGGATGAGTTCGCGGGAACCACCCTCGAGGTAGGTGTCCACATCCCGCAAACCCTGTGCGACACCGCGGATCTCGAGGCAGCGCACCTGCCACGGATCCACCGAGGCGATGTCGTCGACGACGAACGCGACCCGCTCCTCCTTGCCGAGATTGCGGAACTTCTGCGAGGCGCCCATGTTGTGCCCCGCGATGTCGATGGTGCCGAGCGCTTCGTTGTAGCGGAAACCCACCGGATTGTTCTGCGGTGACCCGTCGGGGCGGATGGTGGCCAGCCTGCCCAGTCGTCGGCCTGCCAGATATTCGATCTGGGCGGCGGACAGCGTTGCGATCATGCGCCGACCTTAGAACCTCGAGCGTGGTGTAGGTCAACCCGGCGCACCGGCAGCAACGGATCGTGGCTCACCCGAGCAACTTCTTCTGCACCTTGCCCATCGCATTGCGCGGCAGTTCGGTCACCGTGACCACCTCGCGCGGCCGCTTGTGCTGCGAAAGCCGTTCCGCGACAAAGTCGATCAGTTCGACCTCGGAAATCTCGGCCGCCCGGGGCACCACGTAGGCGCGGATGCGCTGGCCCAGATCGGCATCGTCCACCCCGACGACCGCGACCTCCGCGACACCGGGATGGCCGAGCAGACAGGTCTCGATCTCCCCCGCCCCGATGCGGTAACCACCGGATTTGATCAGATCCACCGATTCCCGGCCGACGATGCGGTGAAATCCGTCGGCGTCGATCGCCGCGACGTCGCCGGTGGCGAACCAGCCGTCGGAGGTCCAGCAGGCGGCGGTGGCCTCGGGCCGGTTCAGATAGCCGTCGAACAGCATGGGCCCGCGCACCTGCAGTCCGCCGATGCTCTCGCCGTCGTGCGGAACGGGCGCACCGGCCTCGTCGCGCAACCGGGTCCGCACGCCCGCGACCGGCAGGCCCACCCAGCCGGGCCGTCGTTCACCGTCGGCCCGGGTGGACAGCGTGATCATCGTTTCGCTCATCCCGTAGCGCTCGACCGGCGCGTGACCGGTCAGTTCCCGCAGCCGCTCGAAGACCGGCACCGGCAGTGGCGCGCTGCCGGACACCAGCAGGCGCGCATCCGCCAATTGTTTTGCCGCGTCCGGATCTTCGGCGATGCGCGACCACACGGTGGGCACGCCGAAATACATCGTTCCGGCGGCCGCGGCATAGGCGGCGGGCGTCGGCTTACCGGTGTGCACCAGGGCGCTGCCGATCCGCAGCGGGCCCAGCACGCCGAGGATCAGGCCGTGCACGTGGAACAGCGGAAGTCCGTGCACGAGAACGTCGTCGGCGGTCCACGACCACGCCTCGAACAGGGCGTCCAGGCCCGCGGCGATGGCGCCGCGACTGAGCATCACGCCCTTGGGCGCCCCGGTGGTGCCGGAGGTGTAGAGGATGAAAGCCGTTGTCTCCGGGGCGGGTTCGGGATAGCTGTGCCAGGAGCGGGCGTGTTTGCGCACCGGGATCACCGGCAGGGTGGGATCGTCGGGTGCGATGCCGAGCCAGGCCCGCGCGCCGGAATCGGTGAGGATGTGCTCGAGTTCGGCCGATCCCGCATCCGGCGGCACCGGCACGACGGCCACCCCCGCGATCAGGCAGCCGAGAATTCCCAGCACCGTGGTGGCGGTGGGGCGGGCCAGCACGGCGACCCGTCCGGCGCCGGCGACCCGCTCGGCGACCGAGGTGGCGGCGCCGACCAGATCGCTTCGCGAGAGAGTTTCACCGTCGATGGTGATCGCGTCGGGGATGTCGTATCCGGCGGCCACCGCGGCCGGATTCAGGGAGGGCAGCAGCGACCGGGACACCGGTTCAAGGTACCAATCCGCGTCGACGCCCGACCATTGACAGCACGCTGAGGCGGTGAGACTGTTGATATACAGCCTTCTCACATGAGCTGGGGGTCGACGATGACCACATCCCTTCCCGCGGCGTCCGAGACGCCCGCCGAATACGATGTCGCCGCACATCTGGACGGATCGGCCGCCTTCTTCGGCGCGGCGGCCAATGTCATCATGCAGCTGTCACTGGCGCCCGTCGGCTACGGCGTGGTCGAAAGCACCGTGGACAGCGGCAAGGTCATGCTGCATCCGCTCAAACGCACCCGCACCACCCTCACCTATCTGGCCGTGGCCATGCTGGGCACCGAGGACGAGCGCCGCGCCTACCGGGCCGCGGTGAACCGGCAACACCGCGCGGTGCGCTCGACGGCAGCGAGTCCCGTGCGCTACAACGCCTTCGACCCGCGGTTACAGCTCTGGGTCGCGGCGTGCCTGTACTGGGGTTCGCGCGATCTCTACGAACGCATGCACGGCCCGATGCCCGAGGATCAGGCCGAGGCGTTCTATCGCCACGCCGCCCGCTTCGGCACCACACTGCAGATGCCGGAGTCGATGTGGCCGTCCGATCGAGCGGCCTTCGACCGCTACTGGTCCGGACAGCTCGCGACCGCGCACATCGATCCGCCGATCCGAGCGTATTTCGACGATCTGGTGGATCTACGAATGTTCCCGCAGCCGATCCCGTTGGCATTCGGGCGTTTCCATCGCTGGATGGTCGCCGGACTGCTACCGGAGAATCTTCGCATCCAGATGGATATGCCATGGAGCGAGGCGGACGACCGGCGCCTGGCTCGCCTGCTGCACGCCGTGGGCGCGGTAGAGAATCGAATTCCCCAGCGGTTGAAGATGTTTCCGGTGAACGCCTACCTCACCGACATGCGGATACGGCGACGGCTGAGGTTACCTCTGGTGTGACGCTGGGCCGAACAATTCGCGCACATCCCGGCACGAAATCGGGAATCCCCGATGAGAGGTCCAGTTGTGCACGGTCTGTTCGGCTCAGGGAATCCGGAATCCGGGAACGACGTGATCGCGGGCGAACTTCCGCCCGGCCTGTTCGTCGTCGACCGGGATCAGAGTCTGCGGGGTGAGTGCCATCGACAGCGCGTTGCGGGCCACCATCTCCGCCAGCGGCAGCGGATCGTACTGCGGCAGTTTGCCTTCCGTCTGCAGGCGGGTGATGAACTCGGCGACGTAGTCGCGCCCCAGCTCGATCACCGGCGCGCCCCGCACGGTGAGATAGGGCAGCACGATCTCCGGCTCGGTGGTCAGCAGCCGGTCGAGCAGTTTGTTGCCGCGCAACCCGTCCAGGAAGGCCACGAACAGTTCGACGATCTGATCCTCGGCGCTGGCATCGCGATCGATCTGGCGCTGCACCGCGGCGTCGACCTGCTCCACGAACTGCCGTGCCTGCCACAGCCCCACGGCCTGGATCAGATCCGACTTACCGGCGAACCGCCGATACAGCGTCGCCAGCGACAACCGCCCGCGCCGCGCGACCTCGACCATGCTCGTGCGCTTGATACCGAAATCCAGGAAGGCCAGCAGCGCGGCCTCGAGCACCGTGGTCTGATTCCGATCCTCCGGCCCCGCGCCGCGGACCAGCGGCAACAGCCGCGTCGAGAGTCTGGTCGAGTTGCTCATGGGTAATCCTCTCATGCCCTCGATTGACATGATGCCACACCGATGAGAAGGTTCGTAATAAAGCTTCTCATACTTTCGCTCGCCCCCTGGCGAGAAGGACAGGAGACGAGTCGACGATGACCGCCCACCTGCGCGCGACCGATCGCCAGCCCGAGGTTCCCGGTACCGAACTGACCCCGGAGACGGTCCGCGAACACATCGACGGCGTGGCCGCCTTCCTCGGCGGCGCGGCGAATGTGGTCATGCAGCTCAGCCATCCGCCCGTGGGCTACGGCGTGCTGGAGAGCACGGTCGACAGCGGCAAGGTCACCCTGCATCCGCTCAAGCGGCTGCGCACCACGCTGACCTATCTCGCGGTCGCGTGGCTGGGTGACGAGAAGGACCGGGAGAGCTACCGGGAGGCGATCAACGCCTCGCACCGCCCCGTGCATTCGAATCCGGACAGTCCGGTCAAGTACAACGCCTTCGATCCGAAGCTGCAGCTGTGGGTGGCGGCCTGCCTGTACTGGGGCGTCGACGACCTGTACCAGCGCATGCGCGGGCCGATGGATCCCGAACTCGCCGAGCAGTTCTACCGGTACAGCATCCGGCTCGGCACGACGCTGCAGATGCGGCCGGAGATGTGGCCGGAGAGCCGGGAGGCGTTCTACCGCTACTGGGACGAGAATCTGGCTGCCAAGACCATCGACGAACCGGTGCGCCGCTACTTCAACGATCTGATCGACCTGAAGATGATGCCCAAGCCGGTGCAGTTGCTGTCCGGCCGGTTCCACCGCTTCACGGTCACCGCCCTGCTGCCGCAGCATCTGCGCGACGAGATGGGGATGCGCTGGACCGCCCGCGACGAGCGCCGCTTCCGTTTCGTCCTGCGGTCGATCGCCGCGGTGTGGACGCGGATGCCGGTGGTGATCCGGCTGTTCCCGTTCAACTTCTATCTGGCCGATATGCGGTTGCGCCGCCGTTTCCGCCGGCCGCTGGTGTAGCCGTCATCGATGCCGCTCGGTGAGGGCGCGCAGGAAGAAGCCGAGATTGGCCGGGCGCTCGGCCAATCGGCGCATCAGATAGCCGTACCACTGGGTGCCGTAGGGCACGTAGACGCGCACCGCGTGCCCGGCCTCGACGAGCCGGAGCTGTTCGATCGACCGGATGCCGTAGAGCATCTGGAATTCGAAATCGCCGGGGACACGGCCGTTCTGGCCCGCCATGTGCTCGGCGGCGGCGATCATCACCGGATCGTGGGTGGCGACCATCGGATAGCCCGGACCGCCCATCAGCAGTTCGAGACAGCGTAGATAGGACTCGTCCACCTCGGCGGAGCGCTGATAGGCGACCTGCTCGGGCTCGCGATAAGCACCCTTGCACAACCGGATTCGCGCCCCCGTCGAGGCGGCGTCGCCGCAGCGGCGCTCCGCGTCACGCAGATAGGTCTGGGTGGCCACGGCCAGCCAGGTGTAGTCCGCGCGCAGTTTCCGGACGGTGGCCTCCGTGCCGCCGGTGGTGGTGTGATCCTCGGCGTCCACGGTGATCCACACCCCCGCCTGCTGCGCCCGCGCGCACAGGATCCGCAGATTCGACGCCGCGATGTCGGGCCCCTCCGGTCCCAGCGCCTGGCCGAGGGCGGACAGCTTCACCGAAACCTCCACCGGCGCAACGAATTGCCTCGATGAGAAACCGCTCTGTCGTTCCGGAGGGGCCTCGTCGGCAGCTGGTCCGGCCGCGTGCCTCGGCGGCACTTCCGCATGTGCCGAGGCAGCGTCGGCCGGAGACGTCGGCAGCGCATCCCCGGCGGAGGCGTCGGGGCGCGACCCGACGCTGATCCCGGCACTCGGTCCCGTGCGCACCTCACGCCCGGCGCGGGCCGACCGGTTCCACCGCGCCAATTCATCTATCAGCGCCAGATATTCGGCCACCGCGTCATCGGCCATCGACCGCTCGGTGGTGTACTCGCCGAGGAAGTCGACGCTGACCAGACGACCACTGTCCAGCAGATCCCGCACGACCGGAGCCAATTCGGCCCGGGTCTCGCCCGCCACGAATCGATGGACGACCTCCGCGGTGACCGGAAATCCGGTGATGGCGCGCTTCATTCGCGTCGATCCGGCGGCCGCGAGAATCGCCGGGCGCAACGGATTCACGGCTGCCTCATTCCGCGTCCATGTGCGGATACCGGTAGTCCGTCGGCGGCACGAAGGTTTCCTTCAACACCCGCGGCCCCACCCAGCGCAGCAGATTCAGATACGA
Encoded here:
- the dapD gene encoding 2,3,4,5-tetrahydropyridine-2,6-dicarboxylate N-succinyltransferase, which codes for MSTQGASAVGLATVTVNGTVLDTWYPYPELGEFGETGTTRLSPADPEYARFAELVGPDEARRVEVVAVRTTIADLASAPVDTHDVYLRLHLLSHRLVPPHGASLEGQFGLLANVVWTNHGPCAVEEFELVRARLRARGSVTVYGVDKFPRMVDYVLPAGVRIADADRVRLGAHLADGTTVMHEGFVNFNAGTLGSSMVEGRISAGVVVGNGSDVGGGASIMGTLSGGGKQVISIGERCLLGANAGLGISLGDDCVIEAGLYVTAGTKVALPDGATIKAAELSGQSNLLFRRNSLTGSVEVVARKGTGIELNAALHAN
- a CDS encoding acyl-CoA synthetase — translated: MSRSLLPSLNPAAVAAGYDIPDAITIDGETLSRSDLVGAATSVAERVAGAGRVAVLARPTATTVLGILGCLIAGVAVVPVPPDAGSAELEHILTDSGARAWLGIAPDDPTLPVIPVRKHARSWHSYPEPAPETTAFILYTSGTTGAPKGVMLSRGAIAAGLDALFEAWSWTADDVLVHGLPLFHVHGLILGVLGPLRIGSALVHTGKPTPAAYAAAAGTMYFGVPTVWSRIAEDPDAAKQLADARLLVSGSAPLPVPVFERLRELTGHAPVERYGMSETMITLSTRADGERRPGWVGLPVAGVRTRLRDEAGAPVPHDGESIGGLQVRGPMLFDGYLNRPEATAACWTSDGWFATGDVAAIDADGFHRIVGRESVDLIKSGGYRIGAGEIETCLLGHPGVAEVAVVGVDDADLGQRIRAYVVPRAAEISEVELIDFVAERLSQHKRPREVVTVTELPRNAMGKVQKKLLG
- the dapE gene encoding succinyl-diaminopimelate desuccinylase — translated: MTIDLRADPISITAALVDIPSVSRDEAVITDTVAWALREQTEGFEVLRHGNTVLARTNRGLPTRVILAGHLDTVPIADNVPGHFETTDGEEVLWGCGTVDMKSGDAVFLHLAATVADPICDLTLIFYDCEEIAAEYNGLGRIERELPEWLEGDLAILGEPSGSWIEAGCQGTLRVRLGLGGTRAHTARAWLGDNAIHKLAPVLQRLRDYVPRQVEIDGCTYREGLSAVKISGGVAGNVVPDEAEVLVNFRFAPDRDLEAATDHVREVFDGLDVSFERTDGAPGALPGLSAPAARNLVEQVHAHGGGGVRAKYGWTDVSRFAARGIPAVNFGPGDPNLAHKVDERVPTAQITTVTEILRNYLTGGKD
- a CDS encoding proline dehydrogenase family protein; this translates as MNPLRPAILAAAGSTRMKRAITGFPVTAEVVHRFVAGETRAELAPVVRDLLDSGRLVSVDFLGEYTTERSMADDAVAEYLALIDELARWNRSARAGREVRTGPSAGISVGSRPDASAGDALPTSPADAASAHAEVPPRHAAGPAADEAPPERQSGFSSRQFVAPVEVSVKLSALGQALGPEGPDIAASNLRILCARAQQAGVWITVDAEDHTTTGGTEATVRKLRADYTWLAVATQTYLRDAERRCGDAASTGARIRLCKGAYREPEQVAYQRSAEVDESYLRCLELLMGGPGYPMVATHDPVMIAAAEHMAGQNGRVPGDFEFQMLYGIRSIEQLRLVEAGHAVRVYVPYGTQWYGYLMRRLAERPANLGFFLRALTERHR
- a CDS encoding oxygenase MpaB family protein, with the protein product MTAHLRATDRQPEVPGTELTPETVREHIDGVAAFLGGAANVVMQLSHPPVGYGVLESTVDSGKVTLHPLKRLRTTLTYLAVAWLGDEKDRESYREAINASHRPVHSNPDSPVKYNAFDPKLQLWVAACLYWGVDDLYQRMRGPMDPELAEQFYRYSIRLGTTLQMRPEMWPESREAFYRYWDENLAAKTIDEPVRRYFNDLIDLKMMPKPVQLLSGRFHRFTVTALLPQHLRDEMGMRWTARDERRFRFVLRSIAAVWTRMPVVIRLFPFNFYLADMRLRRRFRRPLV
- a CDS encoding PPOX class F420-dependent oxidoreductase, translated to MIATLSAAQIEYLAGRRLGRLATIRPDGSPQNNPVGFRYNEALGTIDIAGHNMGASQKFRNLGKEERVAFVVDDIASVDPWQVRCLEIRGVAQGLRDVDTYLEGGSRELIRITPQRILAFGIE
- a CDS encoding oxygenase MpaB family protein, with amino-acid sequence MSWGSTMTTSLPAASETPAEYDVAAHLDGSAAFFGAAANVIMQLSLAPVGYGVVESTVDSGKVMLHPLKRTRTTLTYLAVAMLGTEDERRAYRAAVNRQHRAVRSTAASPVRYNAFDPRLQLWVAACLYWGSRDLYERMHGPMPEDQAEAFYRHAARFGTTLQMPESMWPSDRAAFDRYWSGQLATAHIDPPIRAYFDDLVDLRMFPQPIPLAFGRFHRWMVAGLLPENLRIQMDMPWSEADDRRLARLLHAVGAVENRIPQRLKMFPVNAYLTDMRIRRRLRLPLV
- a CDS encoding TetR/AcrR family transcriptional regulator codes for the protein MSNSTRLSTRLLPLVRGAGPEDRNQTTVLEAALLAFLDFGIKRTSMVEVARRGRLSLATLYRRFAGKSDLIQAVGLWQARQFVEQVDAAVQRQIDRDASAEDQIVELFVAFLDGLRGNKLLDRLLTTEPEIVLPYLTVRGAPVIELGRDYVAEFITRLQTEGKLPQYDPLPLAEMVARNALSMALTPQTLIPVDDEQAGRKFARDHVVPGFRIP